A window of Variovorax paradoxus genomic DNA:
GCTTCGACGCGGAGCAGCGCGATGCGGTCGCGTTCCTGAAGAGCGGCATCGCCACGCGCAATGCGCGCTTCAATGCGTTGATCGACGAGATCGAGCGCGTGGCGGTGCGCTCGCGCGCGCCGATCCTGCTGGTGGGGCCTACCGGCGCGGGCAAGTCCTTCCTGGCGCGGCGCATGTTCGAGCTGAAGCAGTCGCGCCACCAGATGACCGGGCCGTTCGTGGAAGTGAACTGCGCCACGCTGCGCGGTGACGGCGCCGCGTCCACGCTGTTCGGCCACAGGAAGGGTTCTTTCACCGGAGCAGCCGCCGACCGCGCTGGCCTGCTGCGCACGGCACACCAGGGCGCGCTCTTCCTCGACGAGATCGGCGAACTCGGCCTCGACGAGCAGGCGATGCTGCTCAAGGCAATCGAGGAAAAACGCTTCTTTCCCGTTGGCGCCGACAAGGAAGTGGAGAGCGACTTCCAGCTCATCGCCGGAACCAATCGCGACTTGCGCAGCGACGTGGCCGACGGCCGGTTTCGCGAAGACCTGTTCGCGCGCATCAACCTCTGGACCTACGACCTGCCCGGCCTCGCGCAGCGGCCCGAGGACATCGAGCCCAACGTCGATCATCTGCTGGCCATCCACGCGGCGGAAAACCATCGCGTGGTGCGCTTCAACGCGGAAGCGCGTGCGGCCTACCTGCGCTTCGCGCAAAGTGGCGAAGCGGTCTGGAGCGGCAACTTCCGCGACCTGTCGGCCAGCGTGACGCGACTGGCCACGCTGGCCGATGGCGGGCGCATTCCAGTCGCGCTGGTCGAAGCGGAAATCGCGCGGCTGCGATGGTTGTGGAAGCATGCGGGCGCGGTGTC
This region includes:
- the rtcR gene encoding RNA repair transcriptional activator RtcR; amino-acid sequence: MKPIVVIGFLGTQLDAGQGAGRWNKWRPTVSLAQHEDMVVSRMELLYTLKHKALAELVKADIATVSPETTVNLVPMELADPWDFGEVYSRLYDWARGYSFDTEREQYWTHITTGTHVAQICMFLLSESRVVPGVLAQTSPPRRQRQGEAGKCTLIDLDLSRYDVIARRFDAEQRDAVAFLKSGIATRNARFNALIDEIERVAVRSRAPILLVGPTGAGKSFLARRMFELKQSRHQMTGPFVEVNCATLRGDGAASTLFGHRKGSFTGAAADRAGLLRTAHQGALFLDEIGELGLDEQAMLLKAIEEKRFFPVGADKEVESDFQLIAGTNRDLRSDVADGRFREDLFARINLWTYDLPGLAQRPEDIEPNVDHLLAIHAAENHRVVRFNAEARAAYLRFAQSGEAVWSGNFRDLSASVTRLATLADGGRIPVALVEAEIARLRWLWKHAGAVSPASAGGGDVDLDALLGEERVQALDLFDRLQLEAVVRVCRQSRSLSDAGRQLFQASRTQRSVVNDADRLRKYLVKLGLDWGQVSAGPTS